A portion of the Myxococcota bacterium genome contains these proteins:
- a CDS encoding acyl-CoA dehydrogenase family protein: MAEAVSERVADYLERVKALEPVVREHAARSEAESRLAAPIVEALHQSGLFRMLLPRSLGGSELSIPESLRVFEAMARIDASTAWNLAICADAPIFAHFTEREAFETIFRDPRAVMVGTLNPATTRAVECEGGYRFSGRGTYLSGSAQATWMTAAGLRMRDGKPVLVDGAPSLRTGIFPIAHARFEDTWRVSGMRGTGSHDCTFEDVFVPDAFTYDWANPESRWKGGAFSKIPLTTQLGGALASVAVGVAQHALDALTELARTKVPVGMRSSLRDRPIAQVQVAQAAGAVRAARAYLFATNDELWRRGEAGGEFDFEVRAAARLASVTAVKLCAQAIDLVHEAAGMTAVSAGHELERCWRDLHTLSQHVILSSSRYEVIGRIMFGLDPASPII; encoded by the coding sequence GTGGCCGAGGCAGTCTCCGAGCGTGTGGCCGACTACCTCGAGCGCGTGAAGGCGCTCGAGCCGGTGGTGCGCGAGCACGCCGCCCGCTCGGAAGCGGAGTCGCGGCTCGCGGCGCCGATCGTCGAGGCGCTCCACCAGTCCGGGCTCTTCCGCATGCTGCTTCCGCGCAGCCTGGGCGGAAGCGAGCTCAGCATTCCCGAGTCACTGCGCGTGTTCGAGGCGATGGCGCGGATCGACGCCTCGACCGCCTGGAACCTCGCGATCTGTGCCGACGCGCCGATCTTCGCCCACTTCACGGAGCGCGAGGCCTTCGAGACCATCTTCCGCGACCCGCGCGCCGTGATGGTCGGAACCTTGAATCCCGCGACCACCCGGGCGGTGGAGTGCGAGGGCGGCTACCGCTTCAGCGGCCGCGGCACGTACCTGAGCGGATCGGCGCAAGCCACCTGGATGACGGCTGCCGGATTGCGCATGCGCGACGGCAAGCCCGTGCTCGTGGACGGCGCGCCGAGCCTGCGCACGGGGATCTTTCCGATCGCGCACGCCAGGTTCGAAGACACCTGGCGGGTCTCGGGCATGAGAGGCACGGGCAGTCACGACTGCACCTTCGAGGACGTGTTCGTGCCCGATGCCTTCACCTACGACTGGGCCAATCCCGAATCGCGCTGGAAGGGCGGCGCGTTCTCGAAGATACCGCTCACGACCCAGCTCGGCGGCGCGCTGGCCTCCGTCGCCGTGGGCGTCGCGCAGCACGCGCTCGACGCACTGACCGAGCTCGCGCGCACCAAGGTGCCGGTCGGCATGCGCTCGAGCTTGCGCGACCGGCCGATCGCCCAGGTCCAGGTTGCCCAGGCCGCGGGTGCGGTCCGCGCGGCGCGCGCCTATCTGTTCGCCACCAACGACGAGCTCTGGCGCCGAGGCGAGGCGGGTGGTGAGTTCGACTTCGAGGTGCGCGCCGCCGCGCGCCTCGCCTCGGTGACTGCGGTCAAGCTGTGCGCGCAGGCCATCGACCTGGTCCACGAGGCTGCGGGCATGACGGCGGTCAGCGCGGGGCACGAGCTCGAGCGCTGCTGGCGGGACCTGCACACGCTCTCGCA